In Sphingobium sp. Z007, one DNA window encodes the following:
- a CDS encoding EAL domain-containing protein: MDRFADRRFQDAWLTPGEDRIAQDLFLNHNDVLFFPVFDRVLPPLLRWVADDRGRLVTVERESSHFLPRFLADPIGLGWRALLTRQDRRALLKAASANERPPPLTLSLRCIDGQDRWCLIRMMRVSMPGQQAQWYGTLEDVHERHDRDSRALAAALAESREHYRASVELSPQVPWTAGPHGDIQEVGPRWFELTGMAPHRALGTGWLGALHPDDMERVVAIWRGHLASGGPVDVDYRIRLRDGDYRWMRARAAARRDAKGSILRWYGTLEDVHAERLAQNALSDSEERFRLAVQSARLGIWDFDCVTSIRTWSNEFRRMLGLDEDQPASADIALTLVHPDDRARLQGMLDAVAIGVVPPHFEATLRIYRADNGALRWLRSTGWTTRSEAGRALRIVVTFRDMTDEHEAEERIRWAATHDPMTHLPNRALWQATLEAMVARAQADGKQFGLLLLDIDDLKRTNDSMGHDAGDALLCAFAERLASVAPRDAVLGRLGGDEFGLAAPSLSDSAALERFSAGLIENMRMPHVHQGRSLDCGVSIGGAVLGEHAERAEDLLKAADLALYASKAAGRGRLTLFQSSLRSEAQQRSSMIRMARQVVADRLAIPYYQPRIDMRSGRVLGYEALLRWHHPRLGVQLPGSIAPAFDHAEIAVALTGQMLDAVLGDIARWLQAGFDPGRVAINTSAADFASGDFADRVLGLLDRAAIPTAHFEIEVTESVFLGRGAEQVADALQQFADAGVIVALDDFGTGFASLSHLKQYPVDVLKIDRSFVRNIEQDAGDAAIVDAIVKLGGSFGMEVVAEGVETASQVDFLLNQGCVVGQGFHLGRPQPTGSFSPPRFAGYR, translated from the coding sequence GTGGACCGTTTCGCTGATCGCCGGTTTCAGGACGCCTGGTTGACGCCGGGCGAAGACCGCATTGCGCAGGACCTGTTCCTTAATCACAATGACGTCTTATTTTTTCCGGTCTTCGATCGGGTTTTACCGCCATTGCTGCGCTGGGTCGCTGACGATCGCGGGCGGCTGGTGACGGTCGAGCGGGAAAGCAGCCATTTCCTCCCGCGCTTCTTGGCTGACCCCATCGGCCTGGGCTGGCGCGCGTTACTGACACGACAAGATCGCCGCGCACTGCTCAAGGCCGCATCCGCAAATGAACGGCCTCCGCCGCTCACCTTGTCATTGCGCTGCATCGACGGACAGGATCGTTGGTGCCTGATCCGGATGATGCGGGTGTCGATGCCCGGACAGCAGGCGCAATGGTATGGCACGCTTGAGGATGTGCATGAACGGCATGATCGCGATTCGCGCGCACTGGCTGCCGCGCTGGCCGAAAGTCGCGAACATTATCGCGCCTCCGTCGAACTCAGTCCCCAGGTGCCATGGACGGCAGGTCCACATGGGGACATCCAGGAAGTGGGACCGCGCTGGTTCGAACTGACGGGGATGGCGCCGCATCGCGCGCTCGGCACCGGCTGGCTGGGCGCTTTGCACCCTGACGATATGGAGCGAGTGGTGGCGATCTGGCGCGGTCATCTGGCCAGTGGCGGGCCGGTCGACGTCGATTATCGCATCCGCCTGCGCGACGGCGACTATCGCTGGATGCGCGCGCGCGCAGCAGCGCGGCGCGATGCCAAGGGATCGATACTGCGCTGGTATGGGACGCTGGAAGACGTCCATGCCGAACGCCTGGCGCAAAATGCGTTGAGCGACAGCGAAGAGCGATTCCGCCTGGCGGTGCAATCGGCACGGCTTGGCATATGGGATTTCGATTGTGTCACCAGCATTCGCACCTGGTCGAACGAGTTTCGCAGGATGTTGGGCCTGGATGAAGACCAGCCGGCGAGCGCTGACATCGCGTTGACACTGGTCCACCCGGACGATCGCGCGCGGCTGCAAGGCATGCTGGACGCCGTCGCCATCGGCGTGGTGCCGCCGCATTTCGAGGCGACGTTGCGGATCTACAGGGCGGACAATGGCGCGCTCCGCTGGCTGCGCAGCACGGGTTGGACGACGCGGTCGGAGGCGGGGCGGGCCTTGCGCATCGTCGTCACCTTCCGCGACATGACCGACGAGCATGAGGCCGAGGAGCGTATTCGCTGGGCGGCAACCCATGATCCGATGACCCATCTGCCCAACCGCGCGCTATGGCAGGCTACGCTGGAGGCAATGGTCGCGCGGGCGCAGGCCGATGGCAAGCAATTCGGTCTGCTGCTGCTGGATATCGACGACCTGAAACGCACCAATGATTCCATGGGGCATGACGCGGGCGATGCATTGTTGTGCGCCTTTGCAGAAAGGCTGGCGTCCGTCGCGCCGCGCGATGCCGTGCTGGGCCGTCTGGGCGGCGACGAATTCGGCTTGGCCGCGCCGTCACTCAGCGACAGCGCGGCGTTGGAACGGTTCAGCGCGGGCTTGATCGAAAATATGCGTATGCCCCACGTCCACCAGGGACGTTCGCTTGATTGCGGCGTGAGCATTGGCGGGGCAGTGCTGGGGGAGCATGCCGAACGGGCCGAGGATCTGCTCAAGGCCGCGGATCTGGCGCTCTATGCGTCAAAGGCGGCCGGGCGCGGGCGGCTGACCCTGTTCCAGTCGAGCCTGCGATCGGAAGCGCAGCAGCGCAGCTCGATGATCCGCATGGCGCGGCAGGTGGTCGCCGATCGCCTTGCTATACCCTATTACCAGCCGCGCATCGACATGCGCAGCGGGCGGGTGTTGGGCTATGAGGCGCTGTTGCGATGGCACCATCCGCGATTGGGCGTGCAGTTGCCCGGCAGCATCGCCCCGGCTTTCGACCATGCCGAAATCGCGGTGGCCCTGACCGGGCAGATGCTCGACGCTGTGTTGGGCGATATCGCGCGCTGGCTGCAGGCCGGTTTCGATCCGGGTCGGGTGGCGATCAACACATCGGCGGCCGATTTCGCCAGCGGCGATTTTGCCGATCGGGTGCTGGGCCTGCTGGACCGCGCCGCCATTCCCACGGCGCATTTTGAGATCGAGGTGACGGAAAGCGTATTTCTGGGTCGTGGCGCGGAACAGGTGGCCGACGCATTGCAGCAATTCGCCGACGCGGGCGTGATCGTTGCGCTCGATGATTTCGGCACCGGCTTCGCCTCGCTCAGCCATTTGAAGCAATATCCGGTCGATGTGCTGAAGATCGATCGCAGCTTCGTCCGTAATATCGAGCAGGACGCAGGCGACGCCGCGATCGTCGACGCCATTGTCAAACTGGGCGGCAGTTTCGGCATGGAGGTGGTCGCCGAAGGGGTCGAAACAGCGTCCCAGGTCGATTTTCTGCTGAACCAGGGTTGTGTAGTCGGGCAAGGCTTTCATCTCGGCCGTCCGCAGCCGACCGGGTCATTCAGCCCCCCGCGCTTCGCTGGATATAGATAA
- a CDS encoding arginyltransferase: MTAAFRFPRFFVTNPSPCPYLPGKSERKVFTELNGDNATELNDALGRIGFRRSQNVAYRPSCADCSACVSVRVVAHEFQPNATQRKLIRRNSDLIVTACKPWSTEEQFALLQRYLVDRHPGGGMTEMDEMDFSDMVEQTPVDSYIIEYREPGVDGRPGKLIGACLTDRQGDGLSMIYSFFDTQLEHRPGLGNFIILDHITRAASAGLPYVYLGYWVDGSQRMQYKIRYRPLEKLSRSGWVRFDPHEQAQAIRGAQQRDEPPLPVELVGMFRK, translated from the coding sequence GTGACCGCCGCTTTCCGCTTTCCTCGATTCTTCGTCACCAACCCTAGCCCTTGTCCTTATCTGCCGGGCAAGAGCGAGCGGAAGGTGTTCACCGAGTTGAACGGGGACAATGCGACGGAACTGAACGATGCGCTGGGTCGGATCGGTTTTCGACGCAGCCAGAATGTCGCCTATCGGCCAAGCTGCGCAGACTGTTCCGCCTGCGTGTCGGTACGGGTTGTCGCCCATGAATTTCAACCCAATGCGACGCAGCGCAAGCTGATCCGTCGCAACAGCGACCTGATCGTCACGGCCTGCAAGCCTTGGTCCACCGAGGAGCAGTTCGCGTTGCTCCAGCGCTATCTGGTCGATCGTCATCCCGGCGGCGGCATGACCGAGATGGACGAGATGGATTTCTCCGACATGGTCGAGCAGACGCCGGTCGACAGCTATATCATCGAATATCGCGAACCGGGTGTCGATGGTCGCCCCGGAAAGCTGATCGGTGCCTGCCTGACCGACCGGCAGGGTGACGGACTGTCGATGATCTACAGCTTCTTCGATACGCAGTTGGAGCATCGGCCGGGGCTGGGCAATTTCATCATCCTCGACCATATCACGCGCGCGGCAAGCGCCGGGCTGCCCTATGTCTATTTGGGCTATTGGGTCGATGGGTCGCAGCGGATGCAATATAAGATCCGCTATCGCCCGCTGGAAAAACTCAGCCGCAGCGGTTGGGTGCGCTTCGACCCGCACGAGCAGGCGCAGGCCATTCGTGGCGCTCAGCAGCGGGACGAGCCGCCGCTTCCCGTCGAACTGGTGGGCATGTTTCGCAAATAA
- a CDS encoding threonine ammonia-lyase: MNTLAKIESAPPLPVTVDDILAARTRIAGSIVKTPTLISQTLSNMLGCNVYLKFENLQFTAAYKERGALNRLIQLDDAAKAKGVIAASAGNHAQGLAYHGKRLGVPVTIVMPTTTPTVKVTQTKGHGATVVQYGEKFDDAYAHARLLEVEQGLTFVHPFDEPDIMAGQGTVALEMLEDAPEIDTLVIPIGGGGLFSGMGIAARAMKPDIRLYGVQAELYPSMYDFIKGEALACDGDTLAEGIAVKQPGELTRRFVERLADDVLLVTERRLEEALSLLLQIEKTVVEGAGAAGLAALLTYREKFAGRNVGLVLTGGNIDTRLLANVLLRDLARSGRLARLRIILQDRPGALFHVARIFDQEAVNILELAHQRIFTNLPAKGLSLDVECETRDRAHLQRLIAALREAGYEVAPIEVA, encoded by the coding sequence ATGAACACGCTCGCCAAGATCGAAAGCGCCCCGCCGCTGCCCGTCACCGTCGATGACATCCTTGCCGCGCGAACCCGTATCGCCGGTTCGATCGTCAAGACGCCGACGCTGATCAGCCAGACGCTGTCGAACATGCTGGGCTGCAACGTCTATCTCAAGTTCGAAAATCTCCAGTTCACCGCCGCCTATAAGGAGCGCGGCGCGCTCAATCGCCTGATCCAGCTGGATGATGCGGCCAAGGCGAAGGGTGTAATCGCAGCGTCGGCGGGCAACCATGCGCAAGGGCTTGCCTATCATGGCAAGCGGCTGGGCGTGCCCGTCACCATCGTCATGCCCACCACCACCCCCACGGTGAAGGTCACCCAGACGAAGGGCCATGGCGCGACCGTGGTGCAATATGGCGAGAAGTTCGATGACGCCTACGCCCATGCGCGCCTGCTGGAGGTGGAGCAGGGCCTGACCTTCGTCCATCCCTTCGACGAGCCCGACATCATGGCCGGGCAGGGCACGGTGGCGCTAGAAATGCTGGAGGACGCGCCGGAGATCGACACGCTGGTCATCCCGATCGGCGGCGGCGGCCTGTTTTCGGGCATGGGGATCGCGGCGCGGGCGATGAAGCCGGATATCCGGCTTTATGGCGTTCAGGCGGAGCTGTATCCGTCGATGTACGACTTCATCAAGGGCGAAGCCCTGGCCTGCGACGGCGATACGCTGGCGGAGGGTATTGCCGTCAAGCAGCCCGGCGAACTGACCCGCCGCTTCGTGGAGCGGCTGGCCGACGACGTGCTACTGGTCACCGAACGGCGGCTGGAAGAGGCGCTGAGCCTGTTGCTGCAAATCGAGAAGACGGTGGTGGAGGGGGCGGGTGCCGCTGGCCTTGCCGCCCTGCTGACCTATCGGGAGAAATTTGCCGGGCGCAATGTCGGCCTCGTGCTGACCGGCGGCAATATCGACACGCGCCTGCTCGCCAATGTGCTGCTGCGCGATCTGGCCCGGTCGGGCCGTCTGGCGCGCCTGCGGATCATCCTGCAGGACCGTCCCGGCGCGCTGTTCCATGTCGCCCGCATCTTCGATCAGGAAGCGGTCAACATCTTGGAGCTGGCGCATCAGCGCATCTTCACCAACCTCCCGGCCAAGGGATTAAGCCTGGATGTCGAATGCGAAACGCGCGATCGCGCCCACCTGCAACGGCTGATCGCGGCGCTGCGCGAGGCCGGTTATGAGGTCGCGCCGATCGAGGTCGCATAA
- a CDS encoding NAD(P)-dependent oxidoreductase — protein sequence MANIAFIGLGVMGCPVAGHLAKAGHSLTVYNRSIGKAKTWAEAYGGAVAISPAKAAEDADIVISCVGNDDDLSQVTLGREGAFRTMKEGSLFIDHTTVSARIARQLFVEGESRGIHSVDAPVSGGQAGAENGKLSIMCGGSEPAVAAAKLVMQAYAARIVHVGGAGAGQTTKMVNQICISGVLQGLSEALRFAQAAELDLDAVFEAISGGAAQSWQMENRWKTMAQDSFDFGFAVDWMRKDLGLALEEARANGATLPVTAMVDQFYADVQALGGNRQDTSALVRRITRA from the coding sequence ATGGCTAATATCGCGTTTATCGGCCTGGGCGTCATGGGCTGCCCTGTCGCAGGGCACCTGGCCAAGGCGGGGCACAGCCTCACCGTTTACAACCGCTCCATTGGCAAGGCGAAGACGTGGGCGGAAGCCTATGGCGGCGCGGTGGCTATCAGCCCGGCCAAGGCGGCGGAGGATGCGGATATCGTCATCAGTTGCGTCGGCAATGACGATGACCTGTCGCAGGTCACGCTGGGCCGCGAAGGCGCTTTCCGCACGATGAAGGAAGGCAGCCTGTTCATCGACCACACGACCGTATCGGCGCGGATCGCGCGGCAATTGTTTGTCGAGGGCGAGAGCCGCGGCATCCACAGCGTCGACGCCCCTGTGTCGGGTGGTCAGGCAGGGGCCGAAAATGGCAAGCTGTCGATCATGTGCGGGGGCAGCGAACCGGCGGTTGCGGCAGCCAAGCTGGTGATGCAGGCCTATGCCGCGCGGATTGTCCACGTCGGCGGTGCGGGTGCAGGCCAGACGACCAAGATGGTGAACCAGATCTGCATTAGCGGCGTTTTGCAGGGCCTGTCCGAAGCGCTGCGCTTCGCTCAGGCGGCCGAACTTGACCTCGACGCCGTGTTCGAGGCGATTTCCGGCGGTGCGGCGCAAAGCTGGCAGATGGAAAACCGGTGGAAGACGATGGCGCAGGACAGTTTCGATTTCGGCTTCGCGGTCGATTGGATGCGCAAGGATCTGGGCCTGGCGCTGGAGGAGGCGCGGGCCAATGGCGCGACCCTTCCAGTGACGGCGATGGTCGATCAATTTTACGCCGATGTGCAGGCGCTGGGCGGCAACCGGCAGGACACCAGCGCGCTGGTGCGCAGGATCACCCGCGCATGA
- a CDS encoding amidohydrolase yields the protein MYLAAVAALALPLPAYASGVVDNVNGIALDPSGKIVRFGALLIDDDGKVEKLLPGRYQEPEYKPKKPKKGQPWPERPKAPSFKLDGGGKTLIPGLIDAHGHVMGYGLSLITLDLSDTRSLAEAQAKIRSYAQANEGRKWIIGTGWNQEQWGLGRFPTAAELDAAVGDIPVWLERVDGHAGWANSAAMRVAGITAATKAPMGGRIEMAGGKPAGVFVDKAMDLIQKVTPPPAPKDRDIALEKAQRALLAVGITGMADMGTSIDDWQAFRRSADRGALRVRIMSYAYGIDNMVLIAGPEPTPWLYDDHLRMGGVKLLLDGALGSRGAWLRADYADAPGQRGLPMISDTQLRNTMSRAAMDNFQVAVHAIGDAANHEVLNAIEELNDTYKGDRRWRVEHAQIVTPSDLPRFGPLGAIASMQPVHEASDWRMATARLGEARLNGAYAWKAMLDNKVPLAFGSDVPVESPNPFAGIAVAMSREDANGEPAGGWMPEQRVSFDAALDGFTRQAAYAGFAEKKFGSLVPGQRADFLLIDRDISTARPADIRQTQVLETWIGGKRVYVKGQ from the coding sequence ATGTATCTCGCGGCCGTCGCCGCGCTCGCTCTTCCCCTCCCCGCCTACGCCAGCGGGGTGGTTGACAATGTCAATGGGATCGCGCTCGATCCCAGCGGCAAGATTGTGCGCTTTGGCGCGCTATTGATAGACGATGATGGCAAGGTCGAAAAGTTGCTGCCCGGCCGCTATCAGGAGCCGGAATATAAACCCAAGAAACCGAAAAAAGGCCAACCCTGGCCCGAACGCCCCAAAGCGCCGAGTTTCAAGCTGGACGGCGGCGGCAAGACGCTGATCCCCGGCCTGATCGACGCGCATGGGCACGTGATGGGCTATGGCCTGTCGCTCATTACGCTCGACCTGTCGGACACGCGGTCGCTGGCGGAAGCGCAAGCGAAAATCCGCTCCTATGCGCAGGCCAATGAGGGCCGCAAATGGATCATCGGCACTGGCTGGAACCAGGAGCAATGGGGGTTGGGGCGCTTTCCCACCGCCGCCGAACTGGACGCGGCAGTCGGCGACATTCCGGTCTGGCTGGAGCGCGTGGACGGTCATGCCGGTTGGGCCAACAGCGCGGCGATGCGCGTGGCGGGCATCACCGCCGCGACCAAGGCGCCGATGGGCGGCCGGATCGAGATGGCGGGCGGCAAGCCGGCCGGCGTCTTCGTCGACAAGGCGATGGACCTGATCCAGAAAGTCACCCCGCCGCCCGCGCCCAAGGACCGCGACATCGCGCTGGAAAAGGCGCAGCGCGCGCTGCTGGCGGTGGGCATCACCGGCATGGCTGACATGGGCACCAGCATCGACGACTGGCAGGCGTTCCGCCGTTCGGCCGATCGCGGCGCGCTGCGCGTGCGGATTATGTCCTACGCCTATGGCATCGACAATATGGTGCTGATCGCCGGGCCGGAACCGACGCCTTGGCTGTATGACGATCATCTGCGCATGGGCGGGGTGAAACTGCTACTGGACGGCGCGCTCGGGTCGCGCGGGGCGTGGCTGCGCGCCGATTATGCCGATGCGCCGGGCCAGCGCGGCCTGCCGATGATCTCCGATACGCAGTTGCGCAACACGATGAGCCGCGCGGCGATGGATAATTTCCAGGTCGCCGTCCACGCCATTGGCGATGCGGCCAATCATGAAGTGCTCAACGCGATCGAGGAACTGAACGACACTTATAAGGGTGACCGGCGCTGGCGCGTGGAACATGCACAGATCGTCACGCCGTCGGACCTGCCGCGTTTCGGGCCGCTGGGCGCGATCGCGTCGATGCAGCCGGTGCATGAAGCGTCGGACTGGCGCATGGCGACGGCGCGGCTGGGCGAGGCCAGGCTGAACGGTGCCTATGCGTGGAAGGCGATGCTGGACAATAAGGTGCCGCTCGCCTTCGGCTCCGACGTGCCGGTGGAAAGCCCCAACCCTTTCGCGGGCATTGCCGTCGCGATGAGTCGGGAAGACGCCAATGGCGAACCCGCAGGCGGCTGGATGCCCGAACAGCGGGTCAGCTTCGACGCGGCGTTGGACGGCTTCACCCGCCAGGCTGCCTATGCCGGTTTCGCCGAGAAAAAGTTCGGCAGTCTGGTTCCCGGCCAGCGCGCCGACTTCTTGCTGATCGACCGCGATATTTCGACGGCGCGTCCCGCGGACATACGCCAGACGCAGGTGCTGGAAACCTGGATCGGCGGCAAGCGGGTTTATGTGAAGGGGCAGTGA
- a CDS encoding glycosyltransferase family 2 protein has product MATDLLLGAVLLLCLIAVAWPFLFYPLILRGLPTVPEAPVGGPPPSASLLFCAYNEAGAMPEKLANLAMLKQRHPTLEILAFDDGSSDGTGDLIAAQGDLVTLIRGPGRSGKAHGMKQLAARARGEVLIFTDANVLLDADAIDNLLARYADSQVGGVLGSLHYIGAEDSATAAVGSLYWRIEERLKDEESRTGNVLGADGSIFSIRRSLYPDFPDSVLDDLTVSMAVLFAGKRLIKAKDVIARERLVTARKDEYRRKVRIAARAWHTHAHLRAQLRRMGAIDRFKYASRKIVRWFGGLFILVGAAAAGALAMRVSPALYLAGALGAALVIWIGVRAKSGPFAALVDVLIAYAATLQGVAKAMTGRTVTVWNPAQSR; this is encoded by the coding sequence ATGGCGACCGACCTGCTTCTGGGCGCTGTCCTGCTGCTCTGCCTGATCGCTGTAGCGTGGCCGTTCCTGTTCTACCCGCTGATCCTGCGGGGACTGCCGACCGTGCCGGAAGCGCCGGTTGGCGGTCCGCCGCCCAGTGCCTCGCTGCTGTTCTGCGCTTATAACGAAGCGGGGGCGATGCCAGAGAAACTCGCCAATCTGGCGATGCTCAAGCAGCGTCATCCGACCCTTGAAATCCTCGCCTTCGATGATGGGTCGTCCGACGGCACCGGCGACCTGATCGCGGCCCAAGGTGATCTGGTAACGCTCATTCGTGGGCCGGGGCGCAGCGGCAAGGCGCATGGCATGAAGCAACTGGCGGCCCGCGCGCGGGGCGAGGTGCTGATCTTCACCGACGCCAATGTGTTGCTGGACGCCGACGCGATCGACAATCTGCTGGCGCGCTATGCCGACAGCCAGGTGGGCGGCGTGCTGGGATCGCTCCACTATATCGGCGCGGAAGACAGCGCGACCGCTGCGGTGGGCTCGCTCTACTGGCGGATCGAGGAGCGGTTGAAGGACGAGGAATCGCGTACCGGCAATGTGCTGGGGGCGGATGGCTCGATCTTCTCGATCCGGCGCAGCCTCTATCCCGATTTCCCCGACAGCGTGCTGGATGACCTGACCGTGTCGATGGCGGTCCTGTTCGCAGGCAAGCGCCTCATTAAGGCGAAGGATGTGATCGCGCGCGAACGCCTGGTGACCGCACGCAAAGACGAATATCGGCGCAAGGTGCGGATCGCCGCGCGCGCTTGGCACACCCATGCCCATTTGCGCGCGCAATTGCGCCGGATGGGGGCGATCGACCGGTTCAAATATGCGTCGCGCAAGATCGTTCGCTGGTTCGGCGGGCTGTTCATCCTGGTCGGCGCGGCGGCGGCCGGCGCGCTGGCGATGCGGGTGTCGCCTGCGCTCTATCTTGCAGGGGCGTTGGGCGCGGCGCTGGTCATCTGGATCGGCGTTCGGGCGAAGAGTGGCCCCTTTGCCGCGCTGGTCGATGTGCTGATCGCCTATGCCGCGACACTTCAGGGTGTGGCCAAGGCGATGACGGGGCGGACCGTGACGGTGTGGAACCCTGCCCAGTCTCGTTAA
- a CDS encoding sugar transferase has product MTVSKEVVRLRLYALCLAGDMAGLFCAFLAANWFVLGALWGEPGKPHGLVMFAMVAPLYALLAVQGGAYGINTLDRVRRGIVRALWALAQAALLMLLIVYLGKIAEQLSRLTFITGLGLSAVAVALVRVAVARLAVALLGDVPHLTAVILDGVSITVGPHMHVIDADAANLHPERHDADMAARLASVVGMAERVIVACPLDRMADWSAALKSLSARGEIVVPELLRFAPARIDEFDGQPTIIVAGGPLHFRDRLIKRLFDLIVATLATILLSPILIGAAIAVRLTSPGPALFRQPRIGKDARSFSIYKFRSMRSEASDHKAATLTRRDDDRVTKVGAFLRKTSIDELPQLFNVLKGDMSIVGPRPHAAAAKAGDSLYWEVDARYWARHCIKPGMTGLAQVRGHRGSTDHHQDLIDRLQSDLEYVSDWSVWRDLRIIFATLGVLVHHKAY; this is encoded by the coding sequence GTGACAGTCTCCAAGGAAGTCGTGCGATTACGGCTCTATGCACTGTGCCTGGCGGGGGACATGGCAGGGCTGTTCTGCGCCTTCCTGGCCGCCAACTGGTTCGTGCTGGGCGCGCTGTGGGGTGAGCCGGGCAAGCCGCATGGCCTCGTGATGTTCGCGATGGTCGCGCCACTTTATGCGCTGCTGGCGGTGCAGGGCGGTGCCTACGGCATCAATACGCTGGACCGTGTGCGGCGCGGCATCGTTCGCGCGCTCTGGGCGCTGGCGCAGGCGGCGCTGCTGATGCTGTTGATCGTTTATCTGGGCAAGATCGCCGAGCAACTGTCGCGCCTGACCTTCATCACCGGACTGGGATTGAGCGCGGTGGCTGTCGCGTTGGTGCGTGTCGCGGTAGCTCGCTTGGCAGTTGCCCTGCTGGGCGATGTGCCGCATCTGACCGCCGTTATCCTGGATGGCGTATCGATCACGGTCGGCCCGCATATGCATGTCATCGACGCCGATGCCGCCAACCTTCATCCCGAACGGCATGACGCCGATATGGCGGCGCGGCTCGCCTCTGTCGTGGGCATGGCGGAGCGGGTGATCGTCGCCTGTCCGCTCGATCGCATGGCCGACTGGTCGGCGGCGCTGAAATCGCTGTCGGCGCGGGGCGAGATCGTCGTGCCCGAATTGCTGCGCTTCGCCCCGGCGCGGATCGATGAATTTGACGGCCAGCCTACCATCATCGTGGCGGGCGGCCCGCTGCATTTCCGCGATCGCCTCATCAAGCGGCTGTTCGACCTCATCGTCGCGACGCTCGCCACCATCCTGTTGTCGCCGATCTTGATCGGCGCGGCGATCGCGGTGCGGCTGACCAGTCCCGGCCCGGCGCTGTTCCGCCAGCCGCGTATCGGCAAGGACGCGCGTTCCTTTTCCATCTATAAGTTCCGCTCCATGCGCAGCGAGGCGAGCGATCACAAGGCGGCCACGCTGACCCGGCGCGACGATGATCGGGTGACGAAGGTCGGCGCCTTCCTGCGCAAGACCAGCATCGATGAATTGCCGCAACTGTTCAACGTGTTGAAGGGCGACATGAGCATCGTCGGCCCGCGCCCGCACGCCGCCGCGGCCAAGGCGGGGGACAGCCTCTACTGGGAAGTCGATGCGCGATATTGGGCGCGGCATTGCATCAAGCCCGGCATGACCGGCCTGGCGCAGGTGCGCGGCCATCGTGGATCGACCGACCATCATCAGGATCTGATCGACCGGCTCCAGTCGGACCTGGAATATGTCAGCGACTGGTCGGTGTGGCGCGACCTGCGGATCATCTTTGCGACGTTGGGCGTGCTGGTCCATCACAAGGCCTATTGA